A window of Pusillimonas sp. T7-7 contains these coding sequences:
- the uvrA gene encoding excinuclease ABC subunit UvrA: protein MEAIRIRGARTHNLKNISVDLPRHKLVVVTGLSGSGKSSLAFDTLYAEGQRRYVESLSAYARQFLQLMDKPDVDLIEGLSPAISIEQKSAGHNPRSTVGTITEIHDYLRLLYARVGTPYCPEHGLPLQAQSVSQMVDKVLGWAPDTRLAILAPLARSRKGSFEEECASLQAQGFVRLRVNGEMVSIDTLGPLKKTGKHDFDVVVDRLRVKPESQQRLAESFETALNLAEGRVIALNMDSGEEHAFSSRYACPVCHHSLTELEPRLFSFNNPVGACPSCDGLGCVDFFDPKRVVAFPELSLASGAVNGWDRRNAFTHTLLTSLAAHYDFDIDAPFEALSPEIRERVLYGSGDDEISFLYLNEKGRTTVKKHAFEGIIPNLERRWRETDSSAVREELGKYRHTKVCPDCHGSRLRTEARHVLIGDEQGEAERRGRAIFEVEALSLSACLAWFQDLTLTGAKKEIADRIVREIEARLQFLNNVGLSYLSLDRSADTISGGEAQRIRLASQIGSGLTGVMYVLDEPSIGLHQRDNDRLIQTLQHLRDLGNSVIVVEHDEDMIRSADFVLDMGPGAGEHGGRIVAQGTPQELAANEQSLTGQYLSGTQRIAIPPRRPVTPDLPRLELKGCRGNNLKSVDLSIPSGRLVCITGVSGSGKSTLINDTLATAVAQKLHRAQTEPAPHDSLEGLDHFDKIINVDQSPIGRTPRSNPATYTGMFTPIRELFAGVPESRTRGYDPGRFSFNVKGGRCEACQGDGVVKVEMHFLPDMYVPCDVCGGKRYNRETLEIRYRGRSISEVLDLTVEQALNYFEAVPTVSRKLHTLMDVGLSYLRLGQSATTLSGGEAQRVKLSLELSKRSTGRTLYILDEPTTGLHFQDIALLLDVLRKLVDGGNTVVIIEHNLDVIKTADWLIDMGPEGGNGGGQIVAQGTPEEIAATPASYTGRYLKPLLQK, encoded by the coding sequence ATGGAAGCGATACGCATCCGGGGCGCCCGAACGCATAATCTTAAAAATATTTCTGTCGATTTGCCACGCCACAAGCTGGTGGTGGTGACGGGCCTGTCTGGCTCTGGAAAATCATCGCTGGCTTTCGACACTCTGTATGCCGAAGGACAACGCCGCTATGTGGAAAGCCTGTCGGCCTATGCCCGTCAGTTTCTGCAACTGATGGATAAACCCGATGTCGACCTGATCGAAGGTTTGTCGCCGGCAATATCCATAGAACAGAAATCCGCCGGACACAATCCGCGTTCGACAGTAGGCACGATTACTGAGATCCACGACTATCTGCGGCTATTGTACGCGCGGGTCGGGACACCCTATTGCCCTGAACACGGTCTGCCGCTACAGGCTCAAAGCGTCAGCCAGATGGTGGACAAGGTGCTGGGCTGGGCGCCCGACACCCGGCTGGCCATCCTGGCTCCCCTGGCACGCTCACGCAAGGGCAGTTTCGAAGAAGAATGCGCCAGCTTGCAGGCTCAGGGCTTTGTACGGCTGCGGGTCAATGGCGAGATGGTGTCCATCGACACCCTGGGACCATTGAAAAAAACCGGCAAGCACGATTTCGACGTCGTGGTAGACCGCTTGCGTGTCAAACCCGAAAGCCAGCAACGGCTGGCGGAAAGCTTCGAAACGGCACTGAATCTGGCCGAAGGACGGGTAATTGCCCTGAATATGGATAGCGGCGAAGAACATGCGTTTTCCAGCCGCTACGCCTGTCCCGTCTGCCACCACAGCCTGACGGAACTTGAACCTCGCCTCTTCAGCTTCAACAATCCCGTGGGCGCCTGCCCCAGCTGCGACGGCCTGGGCTGCGTGGATTTTTTCGATCCCAAACGTGTCGTCGCCTTTCCGGAGTTGAGCCTGGCCAGCGGAGCGGTCAACGGTTGGGATCGCCGCAATGCCTTTACACACACCCTGCTGACCAGTCTGGCGGCCCACTACGATTTCGACATCGACGCCCCTTTTGAGGCGCTATCCCCGGAAATTCGCGAGCGTGTACTGTACGGCTCGGGGGATGATGAGATCTCTTTTTTGTATTTGAACGAAAAAGGCCGAACTACCGTCAAGAAGCACGCTTTCGAGGGGATTATTCCCAATCTGGAGCGGCGCTGGCGTGAAACCGACTCCAGCGCGGTGCGCGAGGAGCTTGGCAAGTATCGGCACACCAAGGTTTGCCCGGATTGCCACGGATCGCGCCTGCGTACCGAGGCCCGCCACGTACTGATAGGTGATGAACAAGGCGAGGCCGAGCGCCGCGGGCGCGCTATTTTCGAGGTCGAAGCCCTGTCGCTGTCAGCCTGCCTGGCCTGGTTCCAGGACCTGACACTGACGGGCGCCAAAAAGGAAATTGCCGATCGCATCGTGCGCGAGATCGAAGCACGTCTGCAGTTTCTGAATAATGTCGGGCTGAGCTATCTGTCGCTGGATCGCAGCGCAGACACGATCTCGGGCGGCGAGGCGCAGCGCATACGGTTGGCCAGCCAGATAGGATCGGGGCTTACTGGCGTGATGTATGTGCTGGACGAACCCTCCATCGGCCTGCACCAGCGCGACAACGACAGGCTGATCCAGACCCTGCAGCATTTGCGCGACCTGGGCAATAGCGTGATCGTGGTCGAGCATGACGAAGACATGATTCGCTCGGCTGATTTCGTCCTGGACATGGGGCCGGGTGCGGGCGAGCATGGTGGCCGTATTGTGGCCCAGGGCACCCCACAGGAACTGGCCGCCAATGAGCAGTCCCTGACCGGCCAATACTTAAGCGGAACCCAGCGCATTGCCATTCCCCCCAGACGCCCTGTTACGCCTGATTTGCCCCGGCTGGAACTGAAAGGTTGTCGTGGCAACAATCTGAAATCTGTGGACCTGTCCATACCGTCCGGCCGGCTGGTATGCATCACCGGAGTGTCGGGGTCGGGCAAATCCACCCTGATCAACGACACACTGGCCACCGCCGTGGCGCAAAAGCTGCATCGTGCACAGACCGAACCCGCTCCCCATGACAGCCTCGAAGGGCTTGATCATTTCGACAAGATCATCAACGTCGATCAAAGCCCCATAGGCCGAACACCGCGCAGCAACCCGGCCACCTATACCGGCATGTTCACGCCCATACGCGAGCTGTTTGCCGGCGTGCCCGAATCCCGCACGCGCGGTTATGATCCAGGCCGATTTTCATTCAATGTGAAAGGCGGCCGCTGCGAGGCCTGCCAAGGCGATGGCGTCGTCAAGGTAGAAATGCACTTCCTGCCCGATATGTATGTGCCTTGCGATGTCTGTGGCGGCAAGCGCTACAACCGCGAAACGCTGGAAATACGCTACCGCGGCCGCAGCATCAGCGAAGTGCTGGATCTGACCGTAGAACAGGCCTTGAACTATTTCGAGGCAGTACCCACCGTCTCGCGCAAGCTGCATACGCTGATGGATGTGGGCTTGTCTTACTTGCGTCTGGGCCAAAGCGCCACGACGCTGTCGGGAGGCGAGGCGCAGCGCGTCAAACTGTCGCTGGAGCTGTCCAAGCGCAGCACCGGGCGCACCTTGTACATACTGGATGAACCCACTACCGGTCTGCACTTCCAGGACATAGCCTTGCTGCTCGATGTATTGCGCAAGCTGGTCGACGGCGGCAATACCGTTGTCATCATCGAGCACAATCTGGATGTCATCAAAACCGCCGATTGGCTCATAGACATGGGGCCGGAGGGCGGCAACGGCGGGGGTCAGATCGTGGCCCAGGGTACACCTGAAGAAATCGCCGCAACACCAGCCAGCTACACCGGCCGCTATTTGAAGCCGCTGCTGCAAAAATAA
- a CDS encoding deoxyguanosinetriphosphate triphosphohydrolase: protein MAELAPFASNPEQSRGRRHSEAPPVGRNAFQRDRDRIIHCNAFRLLEYKTQVFINHEGDLFRTRLTHSIEVAQIARTLARNLGLHEDLTEAISLAHDLGHTPFGHAGQDELNACLRKHVPAAGGFEHNLQSLRVVDELEERYAEFNGLNLCFETREGILKHCSLKHARMLGDVGERFLARTQPSLEAQIANLADEIAYNNHDIDDGLRSGLISIEQLQMLEIFATHHEQVKRKYPRLEKRRLIAEIIRAMINTLVIDLTENTLANVRRQKPNSADQVRACPMLAAFSPSIRSQADALKSFLLENLYRHYRVMRMTTKARTIVRELFVAFLNEPRLLADEHRRNDAVEQARAIADYIAGMTDRYAIREHGLLFRMD from the coding sequence ATGGCGGAGCTTGCCCCCTTTGCCAGCAACCCGGAGCAGTCGCGCGGACGACGCCATTCCGAGGCGCCGCCGGTAGGGCGCAATGCCTTCCAGCGTGACCGTGATCGCATCATCCATTGCAACGCGTTCCGGCTGCTCGAATACAAAACTCAGGTTTTCATTAATCACGAAGGCGATCTGTTTCGCACGCGTCTGACCCACAGTATTGAGGTGGCCCAGATTGCCCGCACGCTGGCGCGTAACCTGGGCTTGCATGAAGACCTGACCGAAGCCATTTCACTGGCGCACGACCTGGGCCACACTCCCTTTGGCCATGCCGGCCAGGATGAACTGAACGCTTGCCTGCGCAAGCATGTGCCGGCGGCGGGCGGCTTTGAGCATAATCTGCAAAGTCTGCGCGTTGTGGACGAGCTGGAAGAACGGTACGCCGAATTCAATGGCTTGAATCTGTGCTTTGAAACTCGTGAAGGCATACTGAAACATTGTTCGCTCAAGCATGCGCGGATGCTGGGTGATGTGGGTGAACGCTTTCTGGCACGCACGCAACCTTCGCTGGAGGCGCAGATTGCCAACCTGGCTGACGAAATCGCCTATAACAATCACGACATAGATGATGGCCTGCGCTCTGGCTTGATCAGCATTGAACAGCTGCAGATGCTGGAAATCTTTGCCACCCACCATGAGCAGGTCAAGCGCAAATATCCACGCCTTGAAAAGCGGCGTCTGATAGCTGAAATCATACGCGCCATGATCAATACCCTGGTCATAGACTTGACCGAGAATACGCTGGCTAATGTCCGTCGACAAAAACCGAATAGTGCGGACCAAGTGCGCGCTTGCCCGATGCTGGCCGCATTCTCGCCGTCCATACGCAGTCAGGCCGATGCCCTGAAAAGCTTTTTGCTCGAAAATCTGTACCGCCATTATCGGGTCATGCGCATGACGACCAAGGCACGTACCATCGTACGGGAACTGTTTGTGGCCTTTCTGAATGAACCGCGACTGCTGGCCGACGAGCACAGGCGCAACGATGCAGTGGAACAGGCAAGGGCCATAGCCGACTATATTGCGGGCATGACCGATCGCTACGCCATACGCGAGCATGGCCTGCTGTTCCGGATGGACTAG
- the aroB gene encoding 3-dehydroquinate synthase, with protein MTTVQVNTPGGAYPIHIGAKRLDMLGQSIPADATAIALVSNGTVASHYRERAEVALAATGKRVVYIELPDGEAHKDWPTLNLIFDGLLQNKLDRKAVLVALGGGVIGDMVGFAAASYMRGIRFVQVPTTLLAQVDSSVGGKTAINHPLGKNMIGAFYQPIAVEIDIDVLSTLPAREISAGLAEVIKYGMIIDADFFAWCEQNVGALRALDRKAISYAIQRSCELKAHVVSQDERESGLRAILNLGHTFGHAIESGLGYGVWLHGEAVGCGMVQAAELSALTHGLSAESVERVRALVQAIGCPVQAPDLGEAQWLEHMQVDKKTEGGQLRFVLLPALGRAQCEGVPPDALRHVLTKTAVLAQA; from the coding sequence ATGACAACCGTCCAGGTCAATACGCCCGGGGGAGCCTACCCGATTCATATCGGGGCCAAGCGCCTCGATATGCTGGGGCAGAGCATTCCGGCTGATGCCACGGCCATCGCGCTGGTCAGCAATGGCACCGTTGCCTCGCATTATCGCGAGCGGGCTGAAGTGGCCCTGGCAGCTACCGGAAAACGTGTCGTCTATATTGAATTGCCCGACGGCGAAGCTCATAAAGACTGGCCAACCCTTAACCTGATCTTCGATGGCTTGTTACAAAATAAGCTTGATCGCAAGGCGGTGCTGGTGGCGCTGGGCGGCGGAGTGATAGGCGATATGGTTGGTTTTGCCGCAGCCAGCTATATGCGTGGCATACGTTTTGTGCAAGTGCCCACCACCTTGCTGGCCCAGGTCGACTCTTCGGTAGGCGGTAAAACAGCCATCAACCATCCGCTCGGAAAAAACATGATCGGCGCTTTCTACCAGCCGATTGCCGTCGAAATAGACATCGATGTGCTATCTACCTTGCCCGCGCGTGAAATCTCTGCCGGCCTGGCGGAAGTCATTAAATATGGCATGATCATCGACGCCGATTTTTTCGCGTGGTGCGAACAGAATGTAGGCGCGTTGCGCGCACTTGATCGGAAAGCCATCAGCTATGCCATCCAGCGCTCCTGCGAGCTCAAAGCCCATGTAGTGTCGCAAGACGAGCGCGAGTCAGGCTTGCGTGCCATTCTGAATTTAGGGCATACCTTTGGTCACGCCATCGAGTCCGGCCTGGGCTATGGGGTCTGGCTGCACGGGGAAGCCGTCGGCTGCGGCATGGTGCAGGCTGCCGAGCTGTCGGCACTTACACACGGCTTGTCGGCCGAAAGCGTCGAGCGTGTGCGGGCACTGGTTCAGGCCATAGGCTGCCCCGTGCAGGCGCCTGACCTGGGCGAAGCCCAGTGGCTTGAGCACATGCAGGTCGACAAGAAAACCGAGGGCGGTCAGTTGCGTTTTGTGCTGCTGCCTGCCTTGGGCCGGGCGCAATGCGAAGGTGTACCCCCCGACGCCTTGCGGCATGTGCTTACAAAAACCGCCGTGCTGGCCCAGGCGTAA
- a CDS encoding shikimate kinase, translated as MMGAGKTTIGRHLARILDRDFVDLDHQLEARCGVRVSLIFDIEGEEGFRKRESVALDECSQRCNIVLATGGGAVLASENQRYLKERGVVVYLRATAEELFRRVARDRSRPLLQTPDPQARIRELLTQREPIYESLADLTLETGSTPAAQIVRVLVSMLQQHEVQS; from the coding sequence ATGATGGGAGCCGGAAAAACGACCATAGGCCGCCATCTGGCACGCATACTGGATCGCGATTTTGTCGATCTGGATCATCAGCTCGAGGCTCGCTGCGGTGTCCGCGTGTCGTTGATATTCGACATCGAGGGGGAAGAAGGGTTCCGTAAACGCGAATCGGTTGCCTTGGACGAGTGCTCTCAACGTTGCAATATTGTACTGGCCACCGGAGGCGGCGCGGTGCTTGCCAGTGAAAACCAGCGTTATCTGAAAGAGCGTGGCGTGGTCGTATACTTGCGGGCGACGGCAGAAGAGCTGTTTCGTCGCGTGGCGCGCGACCGCAGCCGCCCACTGCTGCAAACGCCCGACCCGCAGGCCCGTATCCGTGAATTGCTGACGCAGCGCGAACCCATATACGAAAGCCTGGCCGACCTGACGCTTGAAACCGGGAGTACGCCTGCTGCGCAAATTGTGCGTGTGCTGGTCTCTATGCTGCAACAACACGAGGTGCAATCATGA
- a CDS encoding penicillin-binding protein 1A, with protein MSSSTNSPKNNSGSQSSWIGRFILKATIFVAGLGLCGALLGSLALALAWPNLPDLSAMIDYRPRVPLRIYTSDKVLIGEFGEERRNVLRFHEIPDVMKSAILSAEDDRFYQHGGIDWAGVVRAVFANVVNMSKTQGASTITMQVARNFYLSSEKTYTRKFYELLLTFKIEATLTKDQILDLYMNQIFLGHRAYGFAAASRTYFGKQLSDITPAEAAMLAGIPKAPSRFNPIANFERAKSRQLYVLGRMKSLGYLTEAEYEQAKAQEIILKSAPGTPAGGYAIHGEYVAELARQLLYSVYQDNIYSRGFNIYTTVSSKDQEAAYQAVRNGILDYTRRARYPGPEETLALPDGIENNPTQLDILLDDLQEKYPDEGDLLTGVVLAASPSKITVARSSTEIIEVTDKGALKIVARGLVKGAKDDVRIERGSIVYLHQNGDHWEVINMPAVQAAFVSVRPQDGAIKALVGGFDFEEGKFNRVTQAWRQPGSAFKPFIYAAALERGLTPATQISDEPFVLTAAQTGSKAWTPKNYGNKYEPMLTLRQGLYKSKNMVSIRIMQAVGPKYVQDYITRFGFDRARQPAVLPLALGAGSVTPLQLAGAFSVFANGGYRVPPYLIDYVTDSSGKVIMQSKPVIAGDAAARAIDPRTVYVMNDLLRGVATYGTGARVHRELKRNDIGGKTGTTNDSHDAWFAGFTPKLVGVVWMGYDRPRSLGSSETGGGASLPIWLDYMRVALKDQPETPPGPMPSGLSKIDGEYYFDEFPPGQAVARVGLPSPQDIPVDGGGLDGIGDLLDQLTGGGGRQREEPPNVPF; from the coding sequence ATGAGTTCTTCTACCAATTCCCCAAAAAACAATTCCGGCTCGCAAAGCTCCTGGATAGGCCGATTTATTCTGAAGGCCACCATTTTTGTGGCCGGCCTTGGGCTGTGCGGCGCCCTGCTGGGTTCGCTGGCACTGGCGCTGGCCTGGCCCAATTTGCCTGACCTGAGCGCGATGATCGACTATCGACCACGTGTACCCCTGCGTATTTACACCTCAGACAAGGTATTGATCGGAGAATTCGGGGAAGAGCGCCGCAACGTCCTGCGCTTTCATGAAATACCCGACGTAATGAAGTCGGCTATTTTATCAGCCGAAGACGACCGCTTTTATCAACATGGCGGTATTGATTGGGCTGGTGTGGTGCGTGCCGTATTTGCCAACGTGGTCAATATGTCCAAGACTCAGGGCGCGAGCACCATCACCATGCAGGTAGCTCGCAATTTCTATCTGTCGTCCGAAAAAACCTATACCCGTAAATTCTACGAACTGCTGCTTACGTTCAAGATCGAAGCCACCTTGACCAAGGACCAGATCCTGGATCTGTACATGAACCAGATTTTCCTGGGCCATCGCGCCTATGGGTTTGCGGCTGCTTCACGCACCTATTTCGGCAAGCAGCTAAGCGATATCACACCTGCGGAAGCCGCCATGCTGGCGGGCATTCCCAAGGCGCCCTCGCGATTCAATCCCATTGCCAACTTCGAGCGCGCCAAATCGCGCCAGCTTTATGTGCTGGGCCGCATGAAGAGCCTGGGCTACCTGACCGAAGCCGAATACGAACAGGCCAAGGCGCAAGAAATCATCCTGAAGTCAGCGCCAGGTACGCCTGCGGGCGGCTATGCCATACATGGTGAATATGTTGCCGAGCTTGCACGCCAATTGTTGTACAGCGTGTACCAAGACAACATTTATTCGCGCGGCTTCAATATCTACACCACTGTCTCATCCAAAGACCAGGAAGCAGCTTACCAGGCTGTACGCAACGGCATACTCGACTACACCCGCCGTGCCCGCTACCCAGGCCCAGAAGAAACCCTTGCCCTGCCCGACGGCATCGAAAACAATCCCACCCAGCTCGACATCTTGCTTGACGATCTGCAGGAAAAATATCCCGATGAAGGCGATCTGTTGACTGGCGTGGTGCTGGCGGCAAGCCCCAGTAAAATTACCGTTGCCCGCAGCTCAACAGAAATCATAGAAGTCACTGACAAGGGCGCACTCAAAATCGTCGCACGCGGTTTGGTCAAAGGGGCTAAAGACGATGTTCGCATAGAGCGCGGCTCAATTGTTTATTTGCACCAAAATGGCGACCACTGGGAAGTCATCAACATGCCCGCTGTTCAGGCGGCTTTTGTGTCAGTAAGACCCCAGGATGGCGCAATCAAGGCGTTGGTCGGCGGCTTTGACTTTGAAGAAGGCAAATTCAACCGCGTTACGCAAGCTTGGCGGCAACCCGGATCGGCCTTCAAACCCTTCATCTATGCTGCAGCTCTTGAGCGCGGGCTGACTCCAGCCACCCAGATTTCCGACGAACCATTCGTCCTGACCGCCGCGCAAACCGGTTCCAAAGCCTGGACGCCTAAGAACTACGGAAACAAGTACGAGCCCATGCTGACCTTGCGCCAGGGATTGTACAAATCCAAGAACATGGTCTCCATCCGCATCATGCAGGCGGTTGGCCCCAAGTACGTACAAGACTACATTACCCGTTTCGGCTTTGACCGCGCCCGCCAGCCGGCCGTGTTGCCGCTGGCACTGGGTGCCGGCAGCGTCACGCCACTGCAGCTGGCCGGCGCCTTTTCAGTATTCGCCAATGGCGGCTATCGCGTACCGCCTTACCTCATTGATTACGTCACCGACAGCAGCGGCAAAGTCATCATGCAATCCAAGCCTGTCATTGCAGGCGACGCCGCCGCCCGGGCCATAGACCCTCGCACGGTATATGTCATGAACGACCTGTTGCGCGGCGTGGCCACCTACGGCACCGGCGCCCGCGTTCACCGCGAGCTCAAGCGCAATGACATCGGCGGCAAAACCGGCACCACCAACGATTCACATGACGCCTGGTTTGCCGGGTTCACGCCCAAGCTCGTCGGCGTGGTCTGGATGGGCTATGATCGTCCACGCTCGCTGGGCTCCAGCGAAACGGGGGGTGGCGCTTCGCTGCCCATCTGGCTCGACTATATGCGTGTAGCCCTGAAAGATCAGCCCGAGACCCCGCCCGGCCCCATGCCCAGCGGCCTGAGCAAAATCGACGGCGAGTACTACTTCGATGAATTTCCCCCCGGCCAGGCAGTCGCCCGCGTCGGTCTACCCTCGCCCCAAGACATTCCCGTCGATGGCGGCGGGTTGGATGGCATAGGTGACCTGCTTGATCAGCTAACCGGTGGCGGCGGCAGACAGCGCGAAGAACCGCCTAATGTCCCGTTTTAA
- a CDS encoding lipoprotein, with protein MPKPQDPTRNKTGPRLLAGLLMAAMLTACGYKGPLYMPPPPAPDESLTTPPASTTLPATEAGSPVEEPSSATPSPVQ; from the coding sequence ATGCCCAAGCCTCAAGATCCCACCCGCAACAAGACTGGCCCTCGTCTGCTTGCCGGCCTGCTCATGGCTGCAATGCTGACCGCTTGCGGCTACAAGGGGCCGCTGTACATGCCCCCGCCACCGGCGCCAGATGAATCGCTGACGACGCCGCCGGCATCCACAACACTGCCCGCCACCGAAGCCGGCAGCCCAGTCGAAGAGCCTTCATCAGCCACACCCAGCCCCGTCCAGTAG
- the lysA gene encoding diaminopimelate decarboxylase: MTVAPHFQFKNGALHAEDISLAQLATTYGTPLYVYSRQALHDAWEAYRIASEGRDVLVCYGMKANSNLAVLNEFKNLGTGFDIVSGGELARVLAVGADPAKVVFSGVGKQVWEMQAALEAGVKCFNVESEAELTRLAQVAQDMGKVAPVSLRVNPDVDAQTHPYISTGLKENKFGIAIEKAIEVYQRAATLPSLSIVGVDCHIGSQITEVSPYLDALDKLIVLIQTLASHNIHLKHLDLGGGIGIRYTDEQPLTPSDLLDKVFQTLGRHQLDHLQIVLEPGRSLVGNAGVLLTQVEYLKHSEAKNFAIVDAAMNDLVRPTLYDAWHSVEAVKPRQQGDTLYDIVGPICESGDWLARDRKLTLQQGDLLAIMSAGAYAFTMASQYNTRPRAAEVMVDGDTAHLVRPREPLESLYASETILK, translated from the coding sequence ATGACTGTCGCCCCTCATTTTCAATTCAAGAACGGCGCCCTGCACGCCGAAGACATTTCTTTAGCCCAGTTGGCCACCACCTATGGCACGCCCTTGTATGTCTATTCGCGCCAGGCCTTGCACGATGCCTGGGAGGCCTATCGCATCGCCTCAGAAGGCCGCGATGTATTGGTGTGCTACGGTATGAAGGCCAATTCCAACCTGGCTGTGCTCAATGAGTTCAAGAATCTGGGCACAGGCTTCGATATTGTGTCGGGTGGTGAGCTGGCCCGTGTACTGGCGGTGGGTGCAGATCCTGCCAAGGTCGTTTTCTCGGGCGTAGGCAAGCAGGTATGGGAAATGCAGGCGGCCCTGGAAGCCGGCGTGAAATGCTTCAACGTTGAATCTGAAGCCGAGTTGACGCGCCTGGCACAAGTCGCCCAAGACATGGGCAAGGTCGCACCGGTGTCGCTACGCGTGAATCCCGATGTCGATGCGCAAACTCATCCCTATATTTCCACTGGCCTGAAAGAGAATAAATTCGGCATCGCCATTGAAAAAGCGATCGAAGTGTATCAGCGCGCCGCTACCCTGCCCAGCCTGAGCATTGTGGGTGTCGACTGCCACATAGGCTCTCAAATTACCGAAGTCAGCCCCTACCTGGACGCGCTGGACAAGCTGATTGTCTTGATCCAGACCCTGGCCAGCCACAACATTCATCTGAAGCACCTGGATCTGGGCGGCGGTATCGGCATCCGCTATACCGATGAGCAGCCGCTGACGCCCAGCGACCTGCTCGACAAGGTATTCCAGACGCTCGGGCGGCATCAGCTGGATCACTTGCAAATCGTTCTGGAGCCAGGCCGTTCACTGGTCGGCAACGCAGGCGTATTGCTTACGCAGGTCGAATACCTAAAGCACAGTGAAGCCAAGAACTTCGCCATTGTGGATGCTGCCATGAACGACCTGGTGCGCCCCACACTGTACGACGCCTGGCACAGCGTTGAGGCGGTCAAGCCGCGTCAACAGGGCGATACCCTTTACGATATTGTGGGTCCGATTTGCGAAAGCGGAGACTGGCTGGCTCGCGATCGCAAGCTGACCTTGCAGCAAGGCGATCTGCTGGCGATTATGTCGGCGGGGGCTTATGCCTTCACCATGGCCAGCCAGTACAACACGCGCCCACGTGCGGCCGAAGTCATGGTCGATGGCGATACGGCGCATCTTGTGCGCCCACGCGAACCGCTGGAAAGCCTGTATGCCAGCGAAACCATTCTGAAGTAA
- the ccsB gene encoding c-type cytochrome biogenesis protein CcsB, which yields MTDSIISSSAPLWQDAMTASGDSRGHRGKPDWTDVAFFLALAFGAGVALTQFDQSMDYYEKLILCGAVPGLAWMAWLWRPLRTLMIAAGASALFAIWLYSGGEGLGQGDITRAENVFFLKYLFSSQSAILWMCSLFVLAMVCYWIGFVSTTAAWLGTVLTWGAVYAGVTGMLVRWREGHLLGPDIGHIPVSNLYEVFVLFALITALFYLYYERRYATRALGGFVLLVISSAVVFLLWYSFTRDAFQIQPLVPALKSWWMKLHVPANFIGYGTFSLSAMVGFAYLVKENGQTRSLAKLAPLFILGAILCAEPMVFGSRELSATWMLYFGIGAIIVGAILAFRGPIASKLPSLEILDDIMYRAIAVGFAFFTVATILGALWAADAWGTYWQWDPKETWALIVWLNYAAWLHMRLMKGLRGTMAAYWALVGLVITSFAFLGVNMFLSGLHSYGEL from the coding sequence ATGACCGACTCCATTATTTCGTCAAGCGCACCGTTGTGGCAGGACGCCATGACAGCCAGTGGCGACTCGAGGGGCCACCGGGGCAAGCCCGACTGGACCGACGTGGCGTTTTTCCTGGCGCTGGCTTTTGGCGCGGGTGTGGCATTGACCCAGTTCGATCAAAGCATGGACTACTACGAGAAGCTCATTCTTTGTGGTGCAGTGCCCGGATTGGCCTGGATGGCGTGGCTGTGGCGCCCCTTGCGCACGCTCATGATTGCGGCAGGGGCAAGCGCCTTGTTTGCGATTTGGCTGTACAGCGGCGGTGAAGGACTGGGGCAGGGCGACATCACACGCGCCGAAAATGTTTTCTTTCTGAAGTACCTGTTTTCATCCCAATCGGCCATTCTATGGATGTGTTCGCTGTTTGTGCTGGCCATGGTGTGCTACTGGATAGGTTTTGTCAGCACAACCGCTGCGTGGCTGGGTACGGTCCTGACCTGGGGGGCGGTTTATGCCGGCGTGACGGGCATGCTGGTGCGCTGGCGTGAAGGACATCTGCTGGGGCCCGATATCGGGCATATTCCCGTCAGTAATTTGTACGAAGTGTTCGTGCTGTTTGCCCTGATCACGGCCTTGTTCTATTTGTACTACGAGCGCCGCTATGCCACGCGTGCCCTGGGCGGTTTTGTATTGCTGGTGATCAGCTCGGCGGTGGTGTTTTTGCTGTGGTATTCGTTTACCCGCGACGCCTTCCAGATTCAACCTTTGGTGCCGGCACTGAAAAGCTGGTGGATGAAACTTCACGTACCGGCCAATTTTATAGGCTACGGTACCTTCTCGCTGTCGGCCATGGTGGGTTTTGCTTATTTGGTCAAGGAAAATGGCCAGACGCGTTCGCTGGCCAAGCTGGCGCCCTTGTTCATATTGGGCGCTATCCTGTGCGCCGAACCCATGGTCTTTGGTTCCCGCGAGCTGTCGGCCACCTGGATGCTTTACTTTGGCATCGGCGCCATCATTGTGGGCGCCATTCTGGCGTTTCGCGGGCCTATTGCCAGCAAGCTGCCCTCGCTCGAAATCCTGGACGACATCATGTACAGGGCGATTGCCGTAGGGTTCGCCTTCTTTACGGTGGCGACCATACTGGGTGCTCTGTGGGCCGCTGATGCCTGGGGCACATACTGGCAGTGGGACCCCAAGGAAACCTGGGCGCTTATCGTTTGGTTGAATTATGCAGCCTGGCTGCATATGCGGCTAATGAAAGGCTTGCGCGGCACCATGGCAGCATACTGGGCCCTGGTGGGCTTGGTGATTACCAGCTTTGCCTTCCTGGGGGTCAATATGTTCTTGTCGGGCCTGCATTCCTACGGTGAGCTTTGA